GTCTGACACTGATCACACAGACCATATAGAATTTGTTAGTCATAAAAAAACATCTGCAGCATTCAGCGCAAATGATAGTAAAAATGGATTACAGTATCTGATGTGGACTCCTGCTTTGGTATGATAAGAGCTGATACATAGAATTTTCTGTTTTTCTGCAAAACCAAAAATGTAAGGATCATTGACAAACTTTACAAAAGGCTATATGAAAATAAGGAGATTAATGTTTTTAACACCTACAAGTAAACCTGCAAGGACACCGCAGGTTTCTAAGTTCCTTTTAGTATTTGATGAAGCTAGTCTCAAAAAAGTTTCCATCACGGCTGTTGActgggaagaaaaaagaaaggatgAATAATAAAATGCAACTGTAACATATGATCCAGCTTTATCATTAAAATACATAATTAAGCCATGGATGAAAAGACCAGTGATGCATCCATGATCTTTACTAGGTAATGACAAAAAAGAAGCTTCCTGAAATTTTTTGTCAGATAATTACTTATCACAAGGCAAATATATGTAGTAGAATGCATAAGACGTAGTTAAGAATCTCACAATGTGCAGTTCCAGCGGGGATTTGGATCGAGCAAGTTCATCGGGTAACGAATCCATCCCGCATCCTGCCTCGGTAACTTGCGGTGAGGACGCGGGGATTAAATCATGTACATCTGCAAGGACAGGTGGAGGAGACGGTTGTCTAACAATTTCAACTCGAGTAGGAAGTTCTATCGCATCCAAGGAAATCATTGGACGAGGCTCCTCGGTATTAAGAGGTTGACTATCATTATTCAGCGAAAGCACCGCCTCAAGAGTAGATTTTCCAGATTCAGTATTTGAACTGCCATTTTGAATCATTGGCAGTGGCTGCTGCAAACTGTTTTTCCAAGAAACCAGGAGATGAAGTGGAAAAATATATAGCATCAAAGATGATTATCAGAAACTTGAGGAATGTGTATACTTCTCCCTATAACCCAATCACACTCCTTTTTAGTACCCTGTCTACAAGGGAACTTAATCGCCTTTACTTTAACCAACTATAGTTGTACAACTGACAAAGCACTTATCTTTTTTATTGGTGAGGGAAGGGAGATAGTATGTTTAAgaaaaattaagtttttctaaccTTGGGATTTCAATTGGAGTGAAATCTAAATTGCTTGGATATTCAACCTGGacagcaagaaaaaaaaaaagtcaatatTGCTAAGATAATGGACATGGTTTCTACAGGAAGAAAGTGAACAGATCATACCCTTGTGTTACTTTTGGGTGGCTGCCACTGCCCGGAAAGTCCATTTGGACCAAAAATGGAGTGCTTTGATAATGTCTCTTCTGAAGGACGGGGTACAGTTAAGTTGCTAAATGAACAATCAAGGAAGAATGATTAGTATAAATTCAAACTTTTCTTCACCAACTTCAATAACAATGAAATATAGTTTGAAAAAGGAAGGCGGACTATTAAGTATTTGCTACATCCAAACTATGATCTTAAGACACTGGTCAAATTTTAGGATTTCAACAATGGACTGACACCTATAGCCTACAAATCTAGGCTTCATCTATTACTTAGAAACTAAAAGGATAGACTGGGATATCAACATGATTCACAGAAAATCTTTCTTACAGGCAAAATTAGCCTGAGGAGACAACTTGGCAAAAATGACTTTAGACTCAAAGAGGTAATACTGCTGCCTACGCTCATAAAGCAGAGTTAAAGAGTTAAATGGACTCTAGTCTGCAGAGATGATTGTAGTTCATGGCACAGACTAGTGATTACTCGGACAGCTAGAACCTTATTTTACTTCAACCACAAAATACTTACAATTTGCGAAATTGTTCCTCTACAGGCTGACCATATGAACATTTATCTCGCTGGATTAATGGGTTCTGGATTGTGCTTCCTCGCCCAACAGAACGTGGTATCTGGAAGATTTAAacaaaatataaattaaaaagtAACAAAATCGAGAGCAAACTCACTGATAACTTCGCACACTATGAAACTTGATTATTACTGTCTTCTGACTCCTTCTGctttatttttctttgcttctttctttttttttaattataaactCAATCCTTCTAATTTAGCTTTTCAGTTCAACGATGTAACAGATATACACAAGTAAGTCTGAAAGGCTCCAAATTAATAGAGAACTTAGACGTACCTTTCCAATCTCGTAATTTGGTCGAGCCTGATTTTTAGCAGGAGGCCACTCTAATGAAGGATCATATGCATCCCGTCCATTTTCCTTAATGGTCCGTTTTCTGTTCAATTCATTGATCTGCAGCTGTACTTCTGGCTTTAATGATTCCAGCTCACTCAGAACATTCAATAATCTCTACATAAAAAAGGACATTAGTCAAGACATTTcaattgaaaaatgattaaaaaattAGTAAATAATTAATTGAGATATACCTTTCCAAATGATTGCCTTTCCCTCTGCAAAATGAACTGGTAATCCTTATGGCATGGTATGGTGTCAACGATCAAACTGGAGGAAGGAAAATCAATTAGTATTGAAAGTACCGTAAGTCCGTAACTGAGATACATACATTCAGCAGAAGATGTTAGGGCTGCTTCAGCACCAAAGTTATTACATCCTTCAGTTTAACAGCCTAATTCGCATATGAACTCCAAGTGAAGTGAAACGTCAAAGCTTTTCATCATTTCTTACCTTGAAAATCTTAAGAGCATAATATATAGATCTATTATATTCTTCTCGGCTCGAAAAATGGCAGCctagaaaattcaaaatttaaattTATTAGCTGAAAGTTCATCTACCAAAATCGCGTGCTTTGATAATAATTTGGTGGAACAGTTCCAGACCTCTTCTCATACAATAAGGAGTATCATGAAAGAGAAAAGCAGTAACCACCAGTCAGCAATGCATGCCTATGTTCAGACTTCAGTATGGAAACAAAAACGACAACTATAAGTCTATAAATATATGAAGGCAGGGGGGGGGGGGGNNNNNNNNNNNNNNNNNNNNNNNNNNNNNNNNNNNNNNNNNNNNNNNNNNNNNNNNNNNNNNNNNNNNNNNNNNNNNNNNNNNNNNNNNNNNNNNNNNNNNNNNNNNNNNNNNNNNNNNNNNNNNNNNNNNNNNNNNNNNNNNNNNNNNNNNNNNNNNNNNNNNGGGGGGGGGGGGACATAACAGCATTGAGGCAAGCCACAAgcagtcatgaaagtttcaatgacTTAACACTTTCGGAACCCAATAAGTAACCTATGAAAATTAAGAAATCCCCTTTCCATTTTTGCACTTTGGGACCATTACATTTCAATAAAAAGATGATCCCGTACCGAGAATTTAGCAATTCGTGATATTCAAATTCTGATGTCCTTATCACCGTTATCACAGACTCCACCTCACCACAATTAACTAATACCCCTAACATATAAGTATGCTACTActtgttgattatggatacctttcAACACCAAAGTACGATTCACTGAGTGGATAAACATCATGAAGGAAAGGCAATATCTCCTCCAGGATGCACAACATAAGAGCTAGTTCCTATGCTATAATTAGGAAGAATCTCCAGTAGCATAATTTGAAGCTGTCCATGACACCTATCTATTAGGATACAAAAGATTAGAGTCTACGCTTTTGCTTTTATAGAACCATTTCAACCTATCAGTCTCCCCAATGCTTCAAAGACTTCCCAAGTTTCAGGAGATAATTAGTTTTTACCTTAAGATTTCATTTAATTCTGATATTTCTAACAACACAGTGAATTGAGGATTTTTGCATAGTTCGTTATAGAATGAAATAGTGTTTAAACTTCATATTCCATGATCGAATTCCAAAATTTCCCAATTACAATAGATTATATCACAAGCAAGTTTCCGATTGCAGAATCAAAAGATAAATTAAAATTGGTAAAGTATACAGAAGAAAAACCTGTCTGAGGAGATTATCAGCGATACGGTAATAGAAACGAAGAGAGATTCGATTCTCTACAGGAAGTTTCTGAGCACTATCAGCAACGCTGATTGCTCCTGATGTactcctcttcatcttctctatcaaTCTCTCTCGTTCTCTCTGTGTTATTTAGGGTTTTCAGGGACTACAAAatcaacattaccagtattttcCCCCAAAACCTAATTTGTGAGAGTAATGGGGAAGCTGTTGAGAAGTTGAGACAAagagagaggaagaagaggagagtcAAATTGTTTTTAAACTTTCTTCCAAGGCATGATTAAGGTGAGGAAATCTGAGTGCTGGTGAAATTTAGTTTTATTGATATAGGCAGACAAACATTTTGAGGGTAGGCAATCACTAGCTTGCCTATTGGGACAATTGGGCAGCAAGATAAGAAAAGGTACATAAAGAGGGGGTTGTGCGTGTGGACCAACTTCATATGACATATTTGCAAAAATCAAATATTAATTGAGAAACTAATAGCGTGTTTGGATACAAATCTGTTTGTGACTTCTACTTTTCTATAAGTAGAAGCCATAAGCAGAAGTCAGGAGTAAAACTATTTTACTTCGCAAAAAGTTAATTTTTCGGCTTCTAGAAGTCGTTTTATGACACCCAaactgatttatgatttttcgatTTCTAGAAGTCGAAAAGCTACTACTGATGTGTTATCCAAACAAGCTATAAATCTTAAAATAAcggataaaaacaaaaacaaaaaaacagacaagttaaaaaattatgaatcaaaatttattgatttctacttctggagaagcagaagcatatctgttttttattttcttacatttttcttgaagaaattgTAAGAAAGAGAAACCTAAAAGAGTTTTGAATTTTATTAAATGACAACAGAAGCAGTTACAGCTGACGGCTATTCATAGCCTGACACAGAGCACAAAAGACTGTTACAACATACTGTAATAGACActcaaaagtaaaaaaaaaatagatatacGTCTCAGTTACACTGTAGTATTCTTAAACTCACCCTCAAGTTGTGCACGCCACAAGTACAGCAGCTTGCCAGCCAAAGTATAAAAGATAGACAACACCAAGACTTTGGTGAAGAGATCAGCAACTTGCAAATGTGAAGGAATAAACACAATCTTGAGAAAGGAAGCAGTCACCAAGTCACGGATAAAATGATAATCAATCTCAATATATTTAGTTCTAGCATGAAATATTGGATTACTGGCTAAGCTAGCAGCAGACATGCTGTCACAATAAAGAATAAATGGAGTAGTAAGTGAGATACCCAGTTCAGTAAGCATAAATGAAATCCAAAGCATTTCAGCTGAAGCAAcaaccaaatatttatattcatccTCTGCTGAAGATCTTTAGATGGTAGGATGCTTCTTTGAGGACCAGGAGACCAGAGAATGACTAAGAAATATACAAAATCCAGAAGTAGATCTTCTGGCATCAGGACAACCAACCCAATCTGAGTCACAATAAGCTGAAAGTGAACTGAAATCCCCTGAAGAAAGAGTAATACCAGATCCTAGAGTACCTTTAAGTATCTAAGAATCCTTTTAGCAATGAGAAAATGATTTTCAATAGGTTTATGCATAAACTGTGCAACATAGTTAACAGAGAAAGAAATGTCTGGCTTGGTCATAGTAAGATACTACAAGCCTCTAACTAAACTTCTGTAAGCAGTAACATCATACAGAAGAGTACCTTGATTTGCACAAAGTCTAGGACCCTTGGAAACTAGTGTTTTACATGACTTGCACTGCAACATATCAAATTTGTTTAAGAGCTCCAAAGTATACTTCTTTTGAGTAAGTAACATTTTAAAATTTGTAGGATGAAAACAAGCCTATATGCCCAAGAAGTAATGCAGAGTTCCCAAGTCCTTCATAGGATAAGAAGTCTGAAAAAAGGTGATCAAAGACTCCAGTAAAGATGTGGATGAACCAGTAAGcacaatatcatctacatataagagCAGAACCATCATATCCTGATTTTGAGTATAAAGAAACATGGAATGATAATAGGAAGACCTTTGAAAACCAAATTCTTCCAGAGAAGTGCAAAATATCAAACCAAGCTCTAAGggcttgtttgagtccatataaAGATCTTCTTAATCTGCAAATGTGTGTTGGTTTTTCTGGATCTACAAAAGCAATTGGTTGTTGCAAGTAGACTGCTTCTTTCAAATTACCACAAACAATGCATTTGAAACATCAAGCTGTTTAACATGCCATTTCCTAGTCAGTGCAATATATAAAATTCATCTGAccgtagtcatcttcacaacaaGACTGAAAGTTTCACTGAGGTCGATACTATTCAACTGATTGTATCCCTTGGCAACTAATCTAGCCTTAAACTTATCCACTGAACCACCAGAAATTAGTTTGATCCTGTAAACCCTCTTACACCCCGATACATTTAGAGAATAATCATATGGGATTAACTCCCAAGTACCATTAGCAACCAAAGCTGTTTTGTAAGTTATTGGTTTAAAAAAAGCAGATATAGGAGGGTACTTGGTAGTAAAATGATAAACGAAGTCAGAAGAAGTTGATTTTGGTTTAGTAATTCCAGCTCTTGACCTTGTCATAATAGTAGAAGTAGCAAGAGGAACTAGATCTGAAACTATAAGATCTGATGGAGGAACAGGTGAGACAAGAGgagaagaaacaaaatcatcTGATGCAGGTGAATGTGTAGGTTTGGGTAAAGTACTGTATAAGGTGAAGATGTAGATAAAGTTGAACACTCTGACTCAAATTTTTGAGGTAAAGTAGTGGACACTACAGTGGATGGCAAAGAAAGCTCAACAGATGAGAATGTGGAACAAGATGAAGATGCAGTCGAAGATATATCAGCAAAAGGAAATACATGTTCATCAAAATTGACATGAACATAAATGTATACCTTATGAGTGGAAAAATCATAACACTTGTAGCCTTTATGAACAGGACTATAACCAAGAAACACACATTTTGCAGATTTATGACTCAACTTATCAGATCTATATGGCTCAAGATTAGGATAACAACATCAACCAAAAGTTTTGAGAAAATTATAATCAGGAAGGGTATTGAATAACAATATTGAATAACATCTCAAAGGGAGATTTAAAAAACAAACTTTAGTTGGTAACCTATTTATAATGTAAATGGTTCTAAGAAAGGAATCATACTAAAAATGCTTTGGTAAAGAATCCTGAAAAGCCAAAGTGTTACCCATTTCAGTGATATGTTTGTGTTTCCTTTCTGCTAGACCATTTTGTTGGTGAAGATGATGACATGAAATTCTCTAAGTAATACCATATTCATGAAGAAAATCTTGAAATTTATCGTTAACAAATTCAAATGCACCATCACATTGAAAAAACTTTATTGATTTGTTCAATAGATTTTCAGTTATATATTTGAAATGTTTGAAACATTCAACACTTATCTCTTGTTCTCAAaggataaatccaatgaaatctaGAAAagtcattgttagagcat
This genomic stretch from Papaver somniferum cultivar HN1 chromosome 5, ASM357369v1, whole genome shotgun sequence harbors:
- the LOC113282231 gene encoding AMSH-like ubiquitin thioesterase 1, producing the protein MKRSTSGAISVADSAQKLPVENRISLRFYYRIADNLLRQAAIFRAEKNIIDLYIMLLRFSSLIVDTIPCHKDYQFILQRERQSFGKRLLNVLSELESLKPEVQLQINELNRKRTIKENGRDAYDPSLEWPPAKNQARPNYEIGKIPRSVGRGSTIQNPLIQRDKCSYGQPVEEQFRKFNLTVPRPSEETLSKHSIFGPNGLSGQWQPPKSNTRVEYPSNLDFTPIEIPSLQQPLPMIQNGSSNTESGKSTLEAVLSLNNDSQPLNTEEPRPMISLDAIELPTRVEIVRQPSPPPVLADVHDLIPASSPQVTEAGCGMDSLPDELARSKSPLELHISTAVMETFLRLASSNTKRNLETCGVLAGLLKNRKFYVSALIIPKQESTSDTCQTTNEEEIFDVQDKQSLFPLGWIHTHPTQSCFMSSVDVHTHYSYQIMLPEAIAIVMAPKDSSRKYGIFRLTSPGGMSVIRKCPQRGFHTHQQPPDGGPIYDQCTEVYMNPSMKFDIIDLR